The genomic DNA TATTTCAGCGAGCTGCAGCGCATTACTTAACTGGCCAGTGAGCGGGTTATTGGCCATTAGATTTAAATTAACGCCCTTATCGCTGTATGGGTTCTGGCGCAAACGACTAATCACAATAGATTGATTATTTGCGATATTGTTCACCGGCGTAACGATTTCGCCTTCCACTAAATCAAAAGCCGAATGCTCAGATAACCACTCTCTAATGCTGAGTAAGTCTAAAGAATAGGTGGCGTAGAGGTGAATAGATAGGCTATCCCCATAAAACACAGGTACATGCTGTGCGCTTACGTTTACCATCAGCTCTGGTGAGCGTAATAGCGCTCGGCATTGTTCACTAAGTTGTTGTTCGAAATCGCTACTGCTGCCCTCTTCCGCTTGCTCGGGTAATAGATTAAACGCGAGTTGCTGAGAAAAAACCGCAGGTTCAACCGGCAAACCATTTAACAAACGCGCAGTTTGTCCAGCTAGCTCATCCACTCCGGCTTTACCCTTGTTGGCAGCACTCAACATGGCGTTAACTTCAACCCGCTCTAGCTCTACATCTTGTTGAATAATATGTAGAAGCAGCGCCAATTGTCCGGCCAAACTGCTAGCACAAGTTAGCCAGCGCTCACTAATAAGTTCACCAATTTGTTCAGGGTTAACTGCGGCATGTAAGTAGCTTAGCGCTTGTGGTTTAGCGCCAACAACATCAATAATCACCGTAGAAAGTTGACAAGCCTGTTCGGCGATATCTAAGGCGGCTTCTTCGCTGCTAAGCAACCAAGCCACACTGACTTCTGACCAATTCACTAACTGTGGGTCTGCAAACTCGACAGCCTGCCCTTGCCATTTCAAGGTGCTTTCTTCATCATCTTGCTGCTCTATAGCGACGGCAAATAGCTGCGCGACAGGGAACTGATTTTTCTCAAGCAATTCAATTAACTGTTGGCTTTGTTCGTTATCTGCGCCAATGATTGCGACATTATGAAACTGTTGCATTATTTATTCTCTTGATGGTTAAAGCCAAGCGCACTTAAAGCAACTTGGTCATGTTGACTAACAAGCTGCAGCGAAGAAAACTCACGCCGCTGCGGATAATTTTTTCTTAAGCGATCAAAGCCCTGGGGCTGTAGGCCAAAGCGGCGAAAACGCCGATCATCGGCAAAGATGTCATAAATAAACTGAGTCAATTTAGTTAACTTAGCTTGGTTTAAGCGACCATTAAGGCTTAGTTGCTGGAACTCCGGCTGATTAAGCAAGCTATCACTGTTATCTTGATAGTCTAAATTCAAGGCCTGACACATAGCTTGATAAACCATGCTAGTACCTCGCATCTTTCCCTCTAAGCTATAGCCAGCAATGTGCGGAGTGGCAATAAAGGCATGGTCTACCAGCTCCTTTAACACTACGGGTTCGCCTTCCCATACGTCTAAGATAAGCAGCGGGCTTAGCCCCTTCTCTGCTTGTTTAAGCAAGGCCTGGTTATCAATCACATCACCACGGCAAGCATTGATGAGTATTTGGCTAGGTTTAAGTTGCTGAAGCTGCTCCTGTGCAAACATGTGGTAAGTAGGGAATTCACCACTTTTGGTAGAAGGCACATGTAAACTAATCACATCGGCACTTAATACCTGTGCAAAGCTCACTGATTGTTCACATAAACCTTGCTGCTTAAGCGGTGGGTCGTACAGCAGCACTTGCATGCCTAAAGCCTTTGCCCGCTTAGCCAACTGTGAGCCGGTATTCCCCGCCCCCACAATCGCAATACTTTTCCCCTGCAGGCTTTGTTGACGTTCGTTTGCCGCAGCCAATAGAGCCGTCGTTACATACTCTCCTACTGCAATAGCGTTGCAACCCGGCGCACTGGCAAAGTTAATACCCAGCTCCTTAAGCAAGACTTGGTCTACATGATCGGTACCAATAGTGGCAGTACCAACAAATTTAAGTTGCTTAGCCTCACTAAGTAACTGAGCATTAACGGGGGTCACAGAGCGCACCAACAAGGCATCGGCATCACGTAAGTGTGCGCTCTGCATGGTTCGGCCATCTAGCGCCACTACTTCGCCATGTTGACTTAGGATCTGCTGAGCAAACGGTATGTTTTCATCTACAACTATTTTCATCAATGACAGCTTCGCTTGGCAAAATTTTGAGGGCGGCAATCTTACCACGCAGATCCTCGCCAATAAAAAAAAGCTGCCCTAAGGCAGCTTTTTTCAGATTAAATAAACTTAATCTTGGTAGCGTTCAATAATTAAAGTGGCGTTCGTACCACCAAAACCAAAGCTATTTGACATTACTCGGTTTAACTTAGCCTCTTGCGCTTGGTTAGCCACAATGTTTAAGCCCTTGGCTTGCTCATCTAGGGTATTAATGTTGATGCTAGGTGCAACAAAATCATTTTCCATCATTAGCAATGAATAGATCGCTTCGTGCACACCAGCCGCACCTAAGGCATGACCGGTCATCGCTTTAGTCGCACTGATTAAAGGGCTATTGCCAGCAAATACTTCTTGAATGGCGCCGAGCTCTTTTACATCACCAACCGGAGTAGAAGTGCCGTGGGTATTCACATAATCCACACCACCGTCTAAGCCCTGCATCGCTTGACGCATACAACGCACCGCACCTTCACCGGAAGGAGCCACCATGTCGTAACCATCAGAGGTCGCACCATAACCTACAATTTCACCGTAGATTTTAGCGCCGCGAGCCAGTGCGTGTTCGAGCTCTTCCACCACAACCATGCCGCCGCCACCAGAGATAACAAAACCATCGCGGTCAGCATCATAGGTACGAGAAGCCAACTCTGGCGTATCGTTGTATTTGGTTGACAAGGCGCCCATGGCGTCAAATTCCATTGCCAAGGTCCAATGTAACTCTTCACCGCCACCAGCAAACACAACATCTTGTTTGCCAAGTTGAATTAATTCTAGGGCATGGCCAATACAGTGCGCACTGGTAGCGCAAGCACTGCTAATTGAATAGTTAACGCCCTTAATTTTGAATGGTGTAGCCAAACAAGCAGAAGTAGTACTAGACATGGTGCGAGGCACCATATAAGGGCCAACGCGACGAACCCCTTTTTCACGCAGAATATCTGCCGCTTCAACCTGATTTTTAGACGATGCGCCACCAGAACCAACCACTAATCCAGTACGCTCGTTAGATACCACGTCATCGCTCAATTGAGCATCAGCAATAGCTTGCTGCATGGATAAGTAAGAATAAGCCGCAGCATCCCCCATGAAGCGCATGGTTTTGCGATCTACATGTTCAGCGGGGTTTATTTTAAGATTACCCCATACTTGGCTACGCAGATTAAACTCAGCAAACTCAGGAGAATGAGTGATTCCCGACTTACCTGCTTTTAGGGATGCTAATACTTCTTCTTTATTGTTACCGATACTAGATATAATGCCTAGCCCGGTGATAACTGCTCTTTTCATCAGATGGTCTCACGGGTTGTATTTGCTGCTATGTTACCTATTTTGCAGCCGAATCTGGTCGGATGAGGGTACACGTGTACGCTTAAATTTTCTAGTAAAACTCGAGGTTATGTTTTGTCATCATCGGATAATGTGAATAATACCACAACCGCCACTATACATTGGAAGCCAGAAGGTACGCCGGTGGCAACCCACTACGACGATGTCTATTTCTCCGTAGATAACGGACTGGCCGAAAGCCGCTATGTATTTATTGAACAAAATCAACTCCTTCAGCGCTGGTCCCAGCACCTTAGCTCTCACTATGTGATAGCCGAAACTGGCTTTGGCACTGGGCTTAACTTTCTCGCCACTTGGCAACACTACCAACAGCATTGCCAACAACAGCCAAATACGCCAGTAAAAAGACTGCATTTTATTAGCTTTGAAAAACACCCTTTAAGCTTAGGCGATCTAAAACAAGCCTTACAAGCTTGGTCTGAACTACTGCCATTTAGTGAGCAATTGCTCGAATACTACCCACAAATTATGACCGCGGGATGTCATCGCCTGCTCTTTGAATCCCCTATACCAATTTGCTTAGACCTCTGGATAGGTGATGTACACGACAACTTACCAGAGCTAGTCACCCCCAGCCAAGGACTCGTGGACAGTTGGTATTTAGACGGTTTTGCACCGAGTAAAAACCCCGACATGTGGTCACCACAGCTATTTGAGCAAATGGCCCGCTTGTCTAAACCACAAGCATCGGTAGCCACCTTTACCGCAGCCGGTTTTGTGCGTCGCGGTTTAAATGAAGTGGGCTTTGCCATGCAAAAAGGCAAAGGTTTTGGCCGTAAACGTGACATGTTAGTTGGCCATTACCAAGGAGAGCCGCAAGCCAAAGATTTACTAACGCGCCTTTATCAACGCCAAGCTATGCGAAGCGGAGAAGACTTAGCGATTATCGGCGCTGGCATAGCCGGAGTCAGCTTGGCTTATGCCATGGTCAAGCGTGGAGTAAAAGTCAGCCTATATGAAAAAATAAGGCCGCGGCATTAGAAGCTTCAGGCAACCGCCAGGGCGCAGTCTATCCACTGCTTAGCCCCACTCAACAGCCGCTAACAGAATTTTTTCAACACGCCTTTAATTATCATCACCAGTTAATGCTGCAGCTAAAACACCAGCAACGAGAAGTTGAACACCAATTCTGCGGACTATTACAACTGGCCTATAACGAAAAATCACAGAAAAAACACCGAAAAGTCACCGAAGCAGGCTACCCGAGCGAATTGGTACATGCGGTAAACGCTGAGCAAGCAAGCGAACTGGCGGGTTTGAGCCTATCCAGCGAAGCTTTGCACTACCCCAAAGCTGGCTGGGTCGACGCTCAGCAATGCGTACAGACAATACTAGATGCGGCACTGGCCACTGGCTTATTAGAAGTACATTACCAACACGAACTTATCGACTATCAGCAGCATGAATCTTACTGCCGTTTAATATTTACAGGGCACGAGAAACACCACCACAATGTGGCCTTTTGTCAGGCACATCACTTACTCAATTTAACCCAGGCTGCACAACTCCCACTCAGCCCCGTGAGAGGCCAAGTTAGCCATATCAAGAGCAATCCAAGCTTAGCCAAGTTGCGTAAAGTACTGTGTTATGAAGGTTACTTGACACCGGCATATCAACAGCAGCATTGCATCGGTGCCAGCTATTTACGTAACCAAGTTGATCTAGAACTGCGCACGCAAGAAACCGAGAGTAACTTAGCCGCTTTGCGCCACTGCCAGCCGCAAGCATGGAATCAGCACCTAGAGTGTGCCGAGGTAGCCGGAAGGGTGGCGATTCGCTGCGCAGTTCGCGACCACCTACCCTTACTGGGCCAACTGCCAGATCTAAACAGATTACTTGGTGATGACTACCAAAATAATTGGCAAACCGCCGACTCACCTGTGCATTCACGCAGCTTTTTAGCCGTTGGCTTTGGCTCTAGAGGAATATGTAGCGCCCCGTTTGCCACCGAACTCTTGGCAGCTCAGCTGTGTGGCGAACCTCTACCGTTAAAAGCAAGCACCTTGAGAAGCGTCCACCCTCAGCGATTTTGGAATAGACGCTTACTCAAAGGCCGACCAATGAGCTAAGGCAATATTAGCCCTAAGGTTTGACCATAAGCGGTTTGCCGTTGGTAAGTGCGTACCTTCTGTTGGGCACTGGCTAGGGCTGCTCGACCTTTAGCATTGATCAAGGCCTCTAGCTGATGGCACTCTTTGG from Agarivorans gilvus includes the following:
- a CDS encoding Asd/ArgC dimerization domain-containing protein, whose product is MQQFHNVAIIGADNEQSQQLIELLEKNQFPVAQLFAVAIEQQDDEESTLKWQGQAVEFADPQLVNWSEVSVAWLLSSEEAALDIAEQACQLSTVIIDVVGAKPQALSYLHAAVNPEQIGELISERWLTCASSLAGQLALLLHIIQQDVELERVEVNAMLSAANKGKAGVDELAGQTARLLNGLPVEPAVFSQQLAFNLLPEQAEEGSSSDFEQQLSEQCRALLRSPELMVNVSAQHVPVFYGDSLSIHLYATYSLDLLSIREWLSEHSAFDLVEGEIVTPVNNIANNQSIVISRLRQNPYSDKGVNLNLMANNPLTGQLSNALQLAEILVKQYI
- a CDS encoding 4-phosphoerythronate dehydrogenase — encoded protein: MKIVVDENIPFAQQILSQHGEVVALDGRTMQSAHLRDADALLVRSVTPVNAQLLSEAKQLKFVGTATIGTDHVDQVLLKELGINFASAPGCNAIAVGEYVTTALLAAANERQQSLQGKSIAIVGAGNTGSQLAKRAKALGMQVLLYDPPLKQQGLCEQSVSFAQVLSADVISLHVPSTKSGEFPTYHMFAQEQLQQLKPSQILINACRGDVIDNQALLKQAEKGLSPLLILDVWEGEPVVLKELVDHAFIATPHIAGYSLEGKMRGTSMVYQAMCQALNLDYQDNSDSLLNQPEFQQLSLNGRLNQAKLTKLTQFIYDIFADDRRFRRFGLQPQGFDRLRKNYPQRREFSSLQLVSQHDQVALSALGFNHQENK
- the fabB gene encoding beta-ketoacyl-ACP synthase I, which translates into the protein MKRAVITGLGIISSIGNNKEEVLASLKAGKSGITHSPEFAEFNLRSQVWGNLKINPAEHVDRKTMRFMGDAAAYSYLSMQQAIADAQLSDDVVSNERTGLVVGSGGASSKNQVEAADILREKGVRRVGPYMVPRTMSSTTSACLATPFKIKGVNYSISSACATSAHCIGHALELIQLGKQDVVFAGGGEELHWTLAMEFDAMGALSTKYNDTPELASRTYDADRDGFVISGGGGMVVVEELEHALARGAKIYGEIVGYGATSDGYDMVAPSGEGAVRCMRQAMQGLDGGVDYVNTHGTSTPVGDVKELGAIQEVFAGNSPLISATKAMTGHALGAAGVHEAIYSLLMMENDFVAPSININTLDEQAKGLNIVANQAQEAKLNRVMSNSFGFGGTNATLIIERYQD
- the mnmD gene encoding tRNA (5-methylaminomethyl-2-thiouridine)(34)-methyltransferase MnmD; translated protein: MNNTTTATIHWKPEGTPVATHYDDVYFSVDNGLAESRYVFIEQNQLLQRWSQHLSSHYVIAETGFGTGLNFLATWQHYQQHCQQQPNTPVKRLHFISFEKHPLSLGDLKQALQAWSELLPFSEQLLEYYPQIMTAGCHRLLFESPIPICLDLWIGDVHDNLPELVTPSQGLVDSWYLDGFAPSKNPDMWSPQLFEQMARLSKPQASVATFTAAGFVRRGLNEVGFAMQKGKGFGRKRDMLVGHYQGEPQAKDLLTRLYQRQAMRSGEDLAIIGAGIAGVSLAYAMVKRGVKVSLYEKIRPRH
- the mnmC gene encoding FAD-dependent 5-carboxymethylaminomethyl-2-thiouridine(34) oxidoreductase MnmC: MLSPTQQPLTEFFQHAFNYHHQLMLQLKHQQREVEHQFCGLLQLAYNEKSQKKHRKVTEAGYPSELVHAVNAEQASELAGLSLSSEALHYPKAGWVDAQQCVQTILDAALATGLLEVHYQHELIDYQQHESYCRLIFTGHEKHHHNVAFCQAHHLLNLTQAAQLPLSPVRGQVSHIKSNPSLAKLRKVLCYEGYLTPAYQQQHCIGASYLRNQVDLELRTQETESNLAALRHCQPQAWNQHLECAEVAGRVAIRCAVRDHLPLLGQLPDLNRLLGDDYQNNWQTADSPVHSRSFLAVGFGSRGICSAPFATELLAAQLCGEPLPLKASTLRSVHPQRFWNRRLLKGRPMS